ATAATGACGATACGTTGGGTTTTAAtgaagacgatgatgataacGAAAATGAGAATGCGAATGCGAATGTTCATAATAACAACAGCAACCGAAAGTATGGTAGTGACGTTGGCTATGGTTACGACGGTGGCAATGACGAAGAcgaggatgatgatgatgatgatgatgatgatggtgatgatgatgatgatgatgatgatgaggaaaaagatctagaagttgatgatataGACTTTTCTCGTTACATGCAATCAAATCTTCCTTCGCCGCCTACATCTCCGCCTCGAGAACTCGATCCAGCAAAGCTATATGCACTGTACGACTTCAGCGGGCCGGACCCGTCACACCTTGCACTGGCTAAAAATGATTCAGTCTTATTATTGAACGATACCGACTCGTATTGGTGGCTAGTAAGAAGAACAGATGATGGGCGAATAGGATTTGCACCTGCTGAAATTTTAGAAACCTATACAGAAAGACTTGCTAGATTGAATTGCTGgaaaaatgaagttttaGAACGAGGTGGCTACAAAGGATTGAAgtatgatgatgagaaaaaattgttcaaaactGATTATCCAATTGACACTGAGAAGAACCGTTCAAATACTAGCACAACATCGATAACTCAgaatattgaaagaaaaggctctttgaagaaaccaaaagttattgaaaTGAATAACGACAGTGGAAGCTACCTTGATGACACCATTGGCAACAATGCCAAAAAATCTGTGTCGTTTGCCAATATCAACGATACACAAGAGCATTCCTTTCTTAGTATAcatgaagaatttgaagaggATGAGAGCGACAGTCATGTGAATCACTATGATAACTCTTCATTGAGTCTTTTAAACAACTACAATAGCAATCCAAGTATGGATGATTTAGTTGGTAACGATAATGACACCGATGCCAATGCCTCTGTTAATAATATAgataatgatgattatgatgGTAACGAGAACAATAAACACAATAATGACAAAGAATTGCATGATGGCAATGAGCAAAATGTGCACAATGCCATTCGACATAATAGACCAAACTCATCAGAGGGACCATGTACAGGTTTGGTAAATACAGAGACGGATACCAGACCCCTAATTGTGCCtaaaagaaggaagaataTGTTTATTAAAAACCTAGACAACTACAGTTACTCCTCTGAGAATGTTGACAACATCCACAGTGTCGGTAGCGTAAACAGCAATAACAGTGCGTGCTCTAAATCGGAGTCTACGAGACTTGAGAGTATTAAGATGCTAGATGATTTGTTGGATATGTACCCCGAATTTGTCTCCTTGGATGATGGAACAGTCACGCCGCCaactgcttcttcttcttcttctcctcaaCGAGTAGCTAAACCAATTACATGTTCTAATGAGATGGAGATATTAGTTAAGCAAGGTGAAGACGTTGGTCATACGGAAGATGAGAATGATTTGCATCCTCAGACCCGACGTCTTTTTGGGCCGTTGTTCTCAACTATGAAGGAGTTAGATGCTCTTTTAGAAGATATTGGACCGACAGCTTGACCGCTGGGCGTAGATCATGTCCTTCATACCATGGCAAACAATCTAAATAAATACGGTGATATTTAATAGTAATTCCGATTCTAAGAAGCTCGTGACTCCTCAAATTACGTTGCAACCTCCCTGATCCATATATCGATAGATATATAAATGTAGTCACAGACCATATCGTATTTTCATGGTAGAATACAGGTTAGGTCAGAAAGTGTAACCCCAAAGATTTACtgcaatgaaaaaaaacattaatTTAGCCAAAAGATCTACTCgttttttttgctttcGCCGCAAATTTTGCGGTGTTCTCCtattttatttcaacatgcttttcatttttttatgATCTTgtgggtttttttttttggaaaacgTTTTGTTCATCATTTGCATTCAGCTAACCCGCTAAGAAGCTGCTTTTCCAATCCTTCTTATCGACAGAAGATGGCCTCGCAATCCTCGTGGACGCCAGATGTGCCTAGCTTGCAACAGCTGGTGCATATTTTTACGGGAACACTTTCACCCGATGCTACGATCCGTCAAGAAGCAACAACTGCTTTAACTCAAGCTAAAAATATtgctgattttgataattattTACTTCATATTCTGCTATCGAATGAAATTGCAGATTCCACACGTGCATCTGCAGGTATTTATCTGAAAAATGATCTCGTTAAAAACTTCAAGTATAAACCCCATGAACTCCAAGCCAATATTCTACAGTTGGTTCCACATGGGTTGTTATCCGAGTCGCCTTTTGTACGACATATCACCGCAGGTATTATAAGTGCTGTTTTCCGTGCAGTTGGAACTGCGGGCTGGCCTAGTGTTGTTCCTGATTTAATTGCCCTAATTTCAGGTGCTGCAGGCGAATATGCAATTGATGGTGCATCTGAAGCTTTACTTTCGATCTGTGAAGATTCCAGCAGGATGCTAGAATAcgaaataaaaaacaatGATGGCTCTATTACAGTTCCTATGCAGACACTAATCCCAAAATTAATCGAATTAATCCCAAACTCTCAGCCTTCAATCACATCCAAAATTAGATCGAGGTTTTTAAATTGTTTAGTTCACTGCATTAACGTTGGGTCCAACACCGCTTTGATCAATATTGATGCTATCCTCGCTATCGTGTTTGCTATGTGTCAAGAGAACAACGGTGACGAGGAGGTGCAAAAGGCTGTTGCTTCTATATTCTGTGGCATTTTAGAGAAATGGCCAGAAAAGTTATATCCACACTGGTCAGGTATTTTGCAATGGTGTATTCATATGGTCAAACAAGGTGCAGACTCTGTGGCGCTACAGGCTGatgaatttcttttatcaatgaGTACAAGTGAATTGCCAAACCAGTATATTCGACCTTACTTAGAAGATTTAATACCTGTTTTACTCGAGAAAATGGTTTATGATCTAAATGACGTTGAGCTGATGGAAGCAGAGGATGAGAAGGATGTCGGTTCTGAGGACAAAGATGAAGACATAAAACCACAGACtgcaaaatcaaaggagCATAAATTAACTAAAAGAGATGGTACAGAGTCTTCCGCTTTATTGAACAAAGATGACGACGATGACAATGATGATTCCGACAacgatgacgatgatgatgatgatggtgatgatgacgacTTTGATAATACTTATACCTGGAATCTAAGAAAATGTTCTGCTGCTACTGTTGACATTTTATCCACTTATTACCCTGAAGAGGTGTTGCAATATTCGTTCCCAAtaattaaagaaaatatgaaTGCAAGTACATGGCCTATTAGGGAGGCTTCAATTTTAACTCTCGGTGCTATATCAGAAGCAGCTTTGAATCATGCAACCATGCAATTACCTGAACTGATCCCTTTCTTAGTTGACAGGTTAAAGGATGATCAACCGAGAGTCAGACAAATCACATGTTGGACTCTAGGCAGGTACTCGCACTGGGTCTGTTCTGAGGCTCAAAGTGGAGGTTCATTTGCTAGCTATTTTACACCTACTTTCCGGGCTATTATGGAATGTGCTTTAGATTCGAAAAAAGTTGTACAAGAATCAGCATGTTCCTCTTTATCtgatttcattgaatcTTCTGAACCACAGCTATTATCACAGTTTATTGAACCTTTACTACATCACTTCCAAGCTTATTTTACAAATTATCGTAGGAAAAATTTGATTGTGTTGTATGATACTATCCaaacatttgttgaaaaagtcGGTGAGGCTTTGCGTTACAATCAAAAGTTTATGGATTTGCTTTTACCACCATTAATGGAGAAATGGCAAACTctaaatgatgatgacaaaGATTTATGGCCGTTGTTAGAATGCATGTCCTCAGTTGCAGCATCCACTGGTGAGGCTTTTGCAAGTTGTGCTATGCCTGTTTATGAGCGTGCCTTGCGGATTTTGAATAACTGTATTGAGCAAGACAAAATGGCAACTAGTGATCCATCATTTGTGCCACCAGAAAAGGATTTCATAGTGACTTCTCTAGATTTAATTGACGGTTTAGTTCAAGGGTTGACTCAGCATTCTGCCGAACTGATTAATAGAACTGATTCTTCTGCCAAATACTCCTTAATGGAGTTGGTTTTAACTTGCTTGGATGATAATGTAGATGATGTGAGACAATCGGCTTATGCACTGATTGGTGACTTTGCTATTTACTTGTTCCCAACACTAATTCTTCCATATCTTCAACCATTAATGATTTCCATTTACCAGGAAATAGGAAAACTAAATGAATACTCCGTTGCATCATGTAACAATGCTATATGGGCACTTGGCGAAATTTCCATTAGATCAGAAAATAACATACTGGATCAATATCTAGCTAACTTTTTAAGAATCTTAGAACCTCtggttttgaattttgatGCGGACATTACGCTTCTGGAAAATGCAGCTGTCACCATAGGCCGATTTGGTATTCACTATCCCGATCAAACATCAGTGATGGCTAACGATGTCTTAATTGTTTGGTGTCAATTAATTGGAGGCttagaagataatgaagagAAGGCGAGTGCCGTCCAAGGAATGTGCAATATTGTTTTAAAACATCCTGAAATTGTCAATGCTTTAGGTAATATGCGTGCAATTGTTGAACTAATTGCCAATTATCATGAACCAACGGTAGAGTTGGCAGAAATTTTTAAAGTGCTTCTTACCGGATTAAAGTCTGGATTAGGGGCCGAATGGGATAGAATCGTCTCAGGTACTGCATATTGTGAAACCTTATCTCAGAGATATGGGGTTTGatacttatttttttttattactaTTCTAACTACAtactttttcttcactatTTTTCACTTCAAATTAATTTTATAAAAGTTTATAAATGACCTTATATAATATTGTTGTAAATATCTACTATGCCCAAATTTAGATCAGTCGATTCTGGCCTCTAATATCAATTTACCCATAGGTACTTCTGAAACCCCCTTTCCTAAAGCGTAAATCGAATTACCACGTAGAATAGTCTCAACAACTCTGCCCTTCAAAGCCTTACCATCAAATGCCGTCAGCttatttttaaaaaaagtTCTTGCATTTGCTACTGTGTACTCCATAAGAGGATcaaaaattgcaaaatcTGCATCATAACCAACTGCGATACGTCCTTTTGTGTGAGATAAACCAACTTGTTTCGCTGTATTTACACAACACCATTCAACTATATCCGTAATCTCAATACCAAACTCTTCAGTACCAACAGTATATAATAGTGGAAGCCCAAAACCAACAGAAGAAATACCACCCCAAGCTGCAAAAAAGTCACCTCTCTCCAATCCTTTTAATTCAGGAGTACAAGGAGAATGATCTGACACAATGGAAGTAATCAGATTTTCCTTTAATGCACCCCATAACAAACGGCGGTTTTCATCACTTCTTATTGGCGGGCAGCATTTAAACTGTGTGGCACCAGATGGAATCTCTTCCGCTTTGAGTGATAAATAATGAAAGCAAGTTTCAACCGATAATGGCAATCCCAAAGTCTCCTTAGCGTGCCTAATCATTGGAAGTGCTTCGTGGGTTGCTAAATGAACAATGTGAACTTTGGTAGTTGGATGTTTTTGAAGacatttgatgatgttatAAATAGCGTTACATTCAAACGAGTCTGGACGAGATGCGAGGAATGAATAATATGACGTTGGGTCAACTGTATCAAGAATAGGCATGTTTTTTGTAGCTAATTCTAGTGGCTtcatatcattttcaattgccGACAAAGGTTCCACAGCATGCAATGTTGGAGATTTCGCCAATGATTCAGCTTGTGCTTCAGATAGACCACTATAATAATGCTCCTCCTCGTCATGTTTATGGCGACATTTATTGAATTCTTCGTCgttatcttctttattaGCACCATCCATCTCAGCGTGAAACATCAACATGGTATTTTTACCTTTGACGACCTCTAGTGctttatttatatattcCGGCGTAATCATTGGAAATTCTTCAACGCCTGAATCCATCATAAACCCTTTAAAACCACGAACTCCGGCATTTATTAATGGAATTAGGTCATCGAGATTATCTGGCACCAAGCCTCCCCAAAATCCGGTATCAACCCAGCACTTACCCCTTGCGGAATCCAACTTAATATTTAGattctttatatttgtaGTTGGAGGTATGGCGTTCAATGGCATATCGATAACCGTTGTAACACCACCGGATGCAGCGGATTGAGTTCCACTAGGGAAACCTTCCCATTCGGTACGACCTGGTTCGTTCAAGTGCACATGTGAATCGACAAGACCCGGTAAGATTACTAATGGAGACATGTTGCGATAAAATTGAACATCGTAAGTAACCAACAATGGATCATCTTCCAATAAGACATCCTTTATAACATCGATAATTTTCCCAgatgttttggaaaaaataatagtAGCTGGAACGACAGAACCATCGATTACCACTTTTGTTGAGGAAATTGCAGAAGACATACTAATTTGGTTGGTCAGTTAACggggtttttttttctacctTCTTATTTGTGAATTATAATctataaaaacaaagatgaaaaaatgaatttgTCAGGATTCTTTTCGTTTTCCTCTCCagaaaatattgataaGAAATTGACAGAGTAGTAAAGAATAATCAACGTTGATAGGAAACGTtatgaagagaaaaactGTGTCAAAATTTCCTCTAAGAAAAGGATACTAAAACTTGGGGGGTTCTCTTTTCTTCGGATACGAAATATCTCATTCTCTCTTTTTACAGGCTTCGAATGTGTGTGGTATTTTCTACAACTGATAGGAGCTCGCCGAACACATGAATGTGCGGCACTGCTAATCCCCTTAATTACCGCGTTTGGCAATCTGAGGAAATCTTTCAACCCTCCCTACACATGTATGTAACACGTTTTTTCATAAATTCATAGAATCACGAATCACAGGTGACTCCGTTTTTGTAGTAAGGTCATGGAGGATCTGCATTGCCTGTTTGGAGtctaatttttcaagacCACCTGCTTCGATAACTTTAGCTTTCCATTCTTTGAGAATAGCTTTAAGCTCCTCACGACCCTTGAGATATTCTTCCTTCGAATACTTGGCATGTTTTGACGATGttagttcttcttcaacatcatcatcgaGTTCTCTTGCTTTCCTCTTGGCCATTGTGATGATTTTCTGTGGGAACTTTACAAGTTCTGCGACATGAATACCAAAAGACTGGTCACTGATGCCTGGTTCCACCTTATACAGTAGGGTCACGTTATCCTCTCCCTCTCTGTCCTCCTTGGCAGCTGCCCCCTCATCAACGTGTGCGACAACATGCAAGTTGCCAACATTATTGTATTCATTTGCTAGGGCTGTCAACTCATGGAAGTGAGTAGCAAAAAGTGTCCAAGACTTTACGTTTTTGGCCAAATGCTCACTGATAGACCATGCAAGTCCAAACCCGTCGTATGTGCTTGTGCCCCGACCTAACTCGTCAACTATAACTAAACTGCCCTTATGGGAGGATGCAATAATTGATGACATCTCGAGCATTTCAGCCATGAATGTGGAGACTCCCTTTAGTTGGGAATCAGACGCACCCACTCTAGCATGGATTGCATCGACTACAGCAAATTCAGAATCCTCATCACATGGAACAAAACTGCCAATTTGATTCATTAGGCACACCACTCCCAAAGTACGAATATACGTAGATTTACCACCCATATTTGGACCAGTGATCAAAAAGAAGTCTTTACCTGAATCCCATGTTTCTCCTCCTTTGGCTTTAATCTTTTCATTGTCAGGACCACCCAAAACGTAGTCATTTGGGATAAAAGAAACACCATCACTGACTTCCAAGCACGGATGCCTTGCTTGCCAAACTCTCATTTTTCTCGAACCATCATCTAATGaccaatttctttttggtCTCGTATATTCTATAGGTGCACAAGTTGCAACCACTGCAAATGATGCAATGACATCAAGAATGTCTAGGATGACCGACAATTTGGTAAAAACAGGGACATATGTCAGAGCAATCGATCTTATTTCGGAGACAATATGGGATTGCTGTTTGGAATAAGAATCCATCactctttcaaaatctttggatAACGCACTTAGCTCAACATTCGTGAAGAAAACCCCTGCTTTCACTGTTTGCAACTCTTGAAATTCTGAATTCGTGGCATTTTTATTCTTGACAGAACTCGATTTACCACGCAATACCCCGGAATCATTTCTGGTCAACCTAAAGCACCAACCATGATTAGTGTTTTGTTCCAgctttaattttttatcaatCTCCATCCCCAGATCAATTGCGGCGTCTTCGTGTAACCTGTGCATTTCAGATTCAATACGTTCTCTTTCATTTTGTAATTCCATTAACTTCTCATCATATTCTGGATTGATTTGTATCAACGACGAGATGGATGATGCCGATGTTGCATTCTCCAAACTTTCCAAGTCGACCGTTTGTTCAATCATTTCGGCATACTTGTTCAATGCTTCGCTATGCTCCACAATACCATCGAgccaatattttttgacAAGCTCATGTACATCTGGATTGGACTCCAAACTTTCATTAAGAATATCTTCGcattttttcaagcttTTAACTAATTGGTATAGTCTAACAACTTCATCTAACCCAGAATATCTTTTCCCTGCCAATTTTCTGACTAGTCTCGCAATATCAGGAACATTAGATAGGAATTGGCCCCGAATGCTGCCTAGCAAACAACTGTCTTTGACGAACCACTCGACTAAACTATGACGCTCGTTGATTTCCTCTGTATCAATGAGGGGCTGTTTGATCCATTGCGATAGGAGCCGGGAACCTCCGGCCGTTTTGCACTGATTTAACAAAGCAAATATTGAGGTTGGTGCATTGCTGATCCCTTGTTGGTTTATGTTGGTATTGGAAACTCCACTAGGGAATAGGTTTAGTGCTTTAACAGCAGCCGCATCTAATCTCATATACTTATCTAGATCGTATTTCCCAATGTTGATAGAACCCCTAATGGAATCACTGGCCAATAAACTTAGATATAAAATCAAGGCATTAGATGACGCCAAAGCAGCTTTTAAAGCTGCCAATTCTGAGGTTGCTAAAATATGTTCATTCCCTGATAATGTAACTAGATCTTGTTCTGAATTATTTGCATTGAATGTAGATGATGAGACCTCAGTGATCAAAATATCACACCTATCAATAGTTTGAGTTAATTTTGCAAACTCTATATCTTTTTCGCTCAATGAGcttgaagaaacaagacACTCTTTGATACCTAGTTGAATCAAGATGGCCTCAGTATTAGAGAATAGATCTGTATCTGGATACTCTGACAATCCCaggaatttcaaatttggatcATAGAAAGCAAGACCAATCTTTTTGCCTTCTTTGGATGAGGAAACCAGCTTTATTGCTGCTATAATCGAGGATGAGGCAACTTCAATGGCCTGATTATTTGACTCCTCGTTGTTAGAACTTAGGTATAAcaaatcttcaatctcCTCTAGATGGCCAGGACTTGCActtttgatcaatttcCAATTGTGATTCTTGGAATCTTCAATCTTGTAGATTTCAACTTTGTAATTCTTATCTAAAATTAGAGAGGGTAATAAAGTAGAAAAAGTTTGCTCTGACAATGGCAAGTACTGAACACAAACTTTTCTGTCTAAATCTCTCGGGTGTGCAATCAAAGGAGACGATTTCAGCACCGAATGAGAGGAATACACAATTTCAGCGCCCAAAActgcatcttcatcaaagaTGGTATAGTAAGAGGACGAACCTTTACTTCCATCTCTTACTAATGCTCGGATTGTACGTTGTTGGACCGCAGGTAGACGCAAATAAGAGCGATAAATCGAAGGCTGTGCCTCGGACTCCTCGTTATAGACATTAGCTGACATCTTGGTTGGTTTCTAGCTGTTATATCTTCCAATTGATGCTATACGGtatacaaacaaaaaagaaattgctTGTAATGTCTTTTGGATGAGGTAAGAACAAAAGAACAATGCTGTCCCCCTCCCTCCTATAAACGTGTATTTTTTTACGCGACGCGTATTTCTGTTCTACTGAGCAACTTCTCTATTCTACTGAACATGGTGAAATAAatcataaaaaaaaatacaaatcatagaaaataataaaagatAGAAAGAGTCCTTTGGGGTCAAATTGTAGATccttcttcgtcttcatcctcctcatcAGAGTCAGCATTTTTATTGTATAAGAAAAACTGGcagaaaataataaaatcTTCCGCTAAAGTGCCAACACTTCCAACTAACCAAGAAGAGTTTACTAAGAGATACCTTTTACCTGTAGAAACTGACAAAATTGATACCACGTATGTTATATTACCTAAACAtgcaaaaagaaaaaacaaaaatgcaATACCGTCACAGGATTTTCTTTCGAAATTGAGCAAAATTTGAGGTACTCTGGAGCCAAGGTATAATGCTGCACATAACCATCCAAATGTTTGTGCCAAAACGTTGAACTCTAAATCAGCATCGTTTTTGGGAGGTTGCGGGTCACTAGAATGGCCTGAATCGCCAAAATACCAACCACCAAAACCCGCTACGAAAACCAGTGCTACCATTATCAAGTTATACGCTAATTCCGAACCCTCAACGGttgatttggaagaatACGAAGAGCATTCTGTTTCCTCGGATGTGGGGTTTGAGCCATTTATGTCGTTATATTCATTGGATTGGTTAGAATCTGCCTCCATTATAACCTCTAATGCAGATTCAGGGTCGACGTGATGATGTTGGTTATGGTGGTGGTGATGTTCGTTCGATAGAACTGATTCAAGAAGTGGCTCCGCTTCACTGCTTAAAGGATTTGCCGGAGATAGATGAATAGGATCGACCTTTCTATCACCATGGCCATAGTGGAGACACTGCCACAGAAGCACGACATCGGCTAAGGTGTAGTAAATTGCAAGGATGATCATGGTCGGTAAGACTCCTTGTAGAATAGCGCCCACAACATTGAACACGTCTCCGGCAAGCCAGAGAACAACGAAGAGGAGAGACAACCCTTCAGCAGACTTTCGTGCAAAGTTTTGATAGATTTGAGGAGCAAAGACAATGATCCAACAGGCAATAGAAATCGATCCAGTGATCCCTGAAATCATCTGGGCATTGATAAAGGGCGTTGGGGGTGGTGCCATGGTATAGTCCAAGGGTTTTAAGTTGGCTTGTTTTCTACTTTATGCCAGAATCTTCTTAGTGGGATATCAATAAGTGACTAACTTTCAAGTAAGtttctccatttttcaaatctcaATCTGTCGAagaaatttgagaaaaatttTATTCTATGAGGAATTTGATGTTGGTTAGTTCATCGACTGCATCCCCAGACAAGACTTTGGTGAATATGTAGCTTGTAGATCTAGTTCTTTGTAGTAGAGCAGAATGAGCGGCAATGGACAAACAAGAAAGCCTGGAGAGAAGTTGGTTCCGCCGGAAGGCATGACCAAGTCAGCGTATAAGAAGcttttgagaaaacaaagacacGCAGAGACCAAGGAACAATACAGAGAACACAGGAAACAACTGAAAAAACAGAAGGACGCAGAGCGCAAAgcagaaattgaaaagttgaagGCTAAAGGTGAACCATACGAGCATCTACTCAAGccaagaaacaagaataaGCTTCACAAGAAAATCGAATATGGAGATGTCCACATTGAAGCAAATCCGattgaaaataagaaaaaaattggaataGTTATTGATTGTGCATATGATGACTACAtgaatgaaaaagaagttgTGAGTTTGAGCTCTCAGATAACTAGGGCATATTCAACCAACAGAACGGCTGTTAAGGCCTACTATGATTCTGAATTGGCAAGGCTACAAGATGAAAGTCGCAAGCATGAAAAATCACTAAACGAAAAAATGGGCATTGCTCCGTCTGCAAGACTTGTTATTAGTGGTGTAGACaaaaggttgaaaaaaagatttgATAAGGTGTTACCAGACTATGCCAACTGGGATCCTGAATGTGCGGTATTGACGGAAGTGAATCTTACAGAGGTTTTGGATAACTGGGATGGATCATCTGGACAGGATTACTCGAATGTCGTGTATCTATCTGcagatgttgatgaaaagattgaagaGCTTAAACCTGGGGAAACGTATATTATTGGGGGTATTGTTGACAAGGGGCGCCATAAGAATCTCTGTAAGAGTACTGCGGAGGGTCTTGGGAAGAATATTCGGATCAGAAGGCTGCCAATTGATGAGTACATAAAACTAAGTGGACGTAAAGTACTAACAACTGCCCATGTTGTTGAGCTTCTATTGAAATGGTGTGACTACAAGGACTGGAAAAAAGCGTTTGAAGAGGTTCTACCTCAAAGGAAGATGGGCAACGGATgtgaaggtgaaggtgaaggtgaaggtgaaggtgaaggtgaagatgaagatgaagatgaagatgaagatgacgatggtgatggtgatggtgatgaagacgaagatAGAGATGGGGATAAAGAGAATGTCAATATTAATGGGATGCACGACGATATAGACGGAATTGATAACAAAGGCAGGGATGAGGAGAAAACAGATAAaatagtatagtatagcTCATGTCTAAAATTATATGTTATATAGTACTACTATGAAGCGGAGAGAGAAGATATTATTCCGACTTTCTATCATAACCATCGTCTTTTTgtcttcttttcaacttccttTGGGCGAGCTTCACTCTGGTGTTGTTGTACGTTCCAACGATGAAATAACACAACGCAAAGAAAACGGCCCATGCCTCAGGTGCCACAAATTTTTGGGCCAGAAACATAAAGACGGGATTGGCAAAGACCGAGGTGGTTGTCACCTTGATGAAATTCGTCTTTAGAGATGTCCTCACAATGAGAATCATATGTTTGATCacattcttcaatcttgCAATCCAGTCACCACCTCTCTTGTACTCGTCTTTTAGCTTCTGTAAACTGTTGATTATACCTACCCACGAGACAAAACAAGCACAGAAGATAGGAGTGACCACCCCGGTCCCAAGTAAAATTTGTAGCACCTTCTTTCTCGTTGTTAATGGAGCAGGTATCACCCGGTTAATAAGCCGATATCCGTAATGTGTAATTGGAGCATTAACAAGGGCAGCAAAGACACCCATTAGTGGCACCTTTGCCGTGATTGTATGCGGCAACGAGACATTCCTTGTGACTACCAGCTCTTGGATGTCGCCTGCAAATAATGAAGCCAACTGCTCGTTCAATAGGGCAAAGAAGGCCAGTGTGAGTGCCTTTGTCAAAAGAGGATTTGAATTCAACTTCTGCGTGTACCGTCTGTTGAGGGTAGCGATAGTGCACGACAGAGTACGTTCCATTGGCGTCGTCATTTAGGGAGAGCAATTTCTACTTGAGCTGCCGTTTAAGCAGGAAGAGATGACACATTGGAGGTCTCTCCCCTATTTATCTCAAACCCTATACACC
The Pichia kudriavzevii chromosome 2, complete sequence DNA segment above includes these coding regions:
- a CDS encoding uncharacterized protein (PKUD0B05590; similar to Saccharomyces cerevisiae YOL090W (MSH2); ancestral locus Anc_3.107), with amino-acid sequence MSANVYNEESEAQPSIYRSYLRLPAVQQRTIRALVRDGSKGSSSYYTIFDEDAVLGAEIVYSSHSVLKSSPLIAHPRDLDRKVCVQYLPLSEQTFSTLLPSLILDKNYKVEIYKIEDSKNHNWKLIKSASPGHLEEIEDLLYLSSNNEESNNQAIEVASSSIIAAIKLVSSSKEGKKIGLAFYDPNLKFLGLSEYPDTDLFSNTEAILIQLGIKECLVSSSSLSEKDIEFAKLTQTIDRCDILITEVSSSTFNANNSEQDLVTLSGNEHILATSELAALKAALASSNALILYLSLLASDSIRGSINIGKYDLDKYMRLDAAAVKALNLFPSGVSNTNINQQGISNAPTSIFALLNQCKTAGGSRLLSQWIKQPLIDTEEINERHSLVEWFVKDSCLLGSIRGQFLSNVPDIARLVRKLAGKRYSGLDEVVRLYQLVKSLKKCEDILNESLESNPDVHELVKKYWLDGIVEHSEALNKYAEMIEQTVDLESLENATSASSISSLIQINPEYDEKLMELQNERERIESEMHRLHEDAAIDLGMEIDKKLKLEQNTNHGWCFRLTRNDSGVLRGKSSSVKNKNATNSEFQELQTVKAGVFFTNVELSALSKDFERVMDSYSKQQSHIVSEIRSIALTYVPVFTKLSVILDILDVIASFAVVATCAPIEYTRPKRNWSLDDGSRKMRVWQARHPCLEVSDGVSFIPNDYVLGGPDNEKIKAKGGETWDSGKDFFLITGPNMGGKSTYIRTLGVVCLMNQIGSFVPCDEDSEFAVVDAIHARVGASDSQLKGVSTFMAEMLEMSSIIASSHKGSLVIVDELGRGTSTYDGFGLAWSISEHLAKNVKSWTLFATHFHELTALANEYNNVGNLHVVAHVDEGAAAKEDREGEDNVTLLYKVEPGISDQSFGIHVAELVKFPQKIITMAKRKARELDDDVEEELTSSKHAKYSKEEYLKGREELKAILKEWKAKVIEAGGLEKLDSKQAMQILHDLTTKTESPVIRDSMNL
- a CDS encoding uncharacterized protein (PKUD0B05600; similar to Saccharomyces cerevisiae YBR147W (RTC2) and YOL092W (YOL092W); ancestral locus Anc_3.105) — its product is MAPPPTPFINAQMISGITGSISIACWIIVFAPQIYQNFARKSAEGLSLLFVVLWLAGDVFNVVGAILQGVLPTMIILAIYYTLADVVLLWQCLHYGHGDRKVDPIHLSPANPLSSEAEPLLESVLSNEHHHHHNQHHHVDPESALEVIMEADSNQSNEYNDINGSNPTSEETECSSYSSKSTVEGSELAYNLIMVALVFVAGFGGWYFGDSGHSSDPQPPKNDADLEFNVLAQTFGWLCAALYLGSRVPQILLNFERKSCDGIAFLFFLFACLGNITYVVSILSVSTGKRYLLVNSSWLVGSVGTLAEDFIIFCQFFLYNKNADSDEEDEDEEGSTI
- a CDS encoding uncharacterized protein (PKUD0B05610; similar to Saccharomyces cerevisiae YOL093W (TRM10); ancestral locus Anc_3.104), whose protein sequence is MSGNGQTRKPGEKLVPPEGMTKSAYKKLLRKQRHAETKEQYREHRKQLKKQKDAERKAEIEKLKAKGEPYEHLLKPRNKNKLHKKIEYGDVHIEANPIENKKKIGIVIDCAYDDYMNEKEVVSLSSQITRAYSTNRTAVKAYYDSELARLQDESRKHEKSLNEKMGIAPSARLVISGVDKRLKKRFDKVLPDYANWDPECAVLTEVNLTEVLDNWDGSSGQDYSNVVYLSADVDEKIEELKPGETYIIGGIVDKGRHKNLCKSTAEGLGKNIRIRRLPIDEYIKLSGRKVLTTAHVVELLLKWCDYKDWKKAFEEVLPQRKMGNGCEGEGEGEGEGEGEDEDEDEDEDDDGDGDGDEDEDRDGDKENVNINGMHDDIDGIDNKGRDEEKTDKIV
- a CDS encoding uncharacterized protein (PKUD0B05620), with product MTTPMERTLSCTIATLNRRYTQKLNSNPLLTKALTLAFFALLNEQLASLFAGDIQELVVTRNVSLPHTITAKVPLMGVFAALVNAPITHYGYRLINRVIPAPLTTRKKVLQILLGTGVVTPIFCACFVSWVGIINSLQKLKDEYKRGGDWIARLKNVIKHMILIVRTSLKTNFIKVTTTSVFANPVFMFLAQKFVAPEAWAVFFALCYFIVGTYNNTRVKLAQRKLKRRQKDDGYDRKSE